From Triticum urartu cultivar G1812 chromosome 2, Tu2.1, whole genome shotgun sequence, a single genomic window includes:
- the LOC125541179 gene encoding 7-deoxyloganetin glucosyltransferase-like has product MDTAGPAGEKPHTVCLPFPTQGHITPMMKLAKLLHCKGFHITFVATEYNHRRLIRSRGPSAAAGLPGFAFATIPDGLPSSQADATQDPASLAYSTMTTCLPHLRNLLAGLNSTSGMPPVTCIVADNLMSFAVDAARELGVPAVLLWTASACGYMGYRNFRLLIDQGIIPLKDEEQLTNGFMDMPVDWAPGMSKHMRLKDFPTILRTTDRDDTALNFKLHHVERTEIADAVIINTMDELEQPALDAMRAIIPAIYTIGPLNSLTDQIVPFMDPLHKVSSSLWKEDHTCLQWLDGRKPRSVVYMNFGSVTVMSNHELVEFAWGLANSGQDFLWIIRPDIVKSEAAVLPPEFLEATKDRGLMASWCDQEAVLRHDAVCVFLTHCGWNSTVEGLCGGVPMLCWPFFAEQQTNGRYKCLEWGVGMEIGDNVRREVVMKRIKEAVGGEKGREMKKRAAEWREVAIRSKETSSNNLDSLINDVLLSGKKNS; this is encoded by the exons ATGGACACCGCTGGACCAGCCGGCGAGAAGCCGCATACCGTGTGCCTGCCGTTCCCGACCCAGGGACACATCACGCCGATGATGAAGCTGGCCAAGCTCCTCCACTGCAAGGGCTTCCACATCACCTTTGTCGCCACCGAGTACAACCACCGCCGCCTCATCCGCTCCCGCGGCCCGAGCGCCGCCGCGGGCCTCCCCGGCTTCGCCTTCGCCACCATCCCGGACGGCCTGCCCTCGTCACAAGCGGACGCCACGCAGGACCCGGCGTCCCTCGCCTACTCCACCATGACCACCTGCCTCCCCCACTTGAGGAACCTACTTGCTGGCCTCAACAGCACATCCGGGATGCCGCCGGTCACGTGCATCGTGGCAGACAACCTCATGAGTTTCGCCGTGGACGCCGCGAGGGAGCTCGGCGTGCCGGCCGTGCTGCTCTGGACGGCCAGCGCCTGCGGCTACATGGGCTACCGCAACTTCCGCCTTCTCATCGACCAGGGCATCATTCCCCTCAAAG ATGAAGAGCAACTGACAAACGGGTTCATGGACATGCCGGTGGACTGGGCGCCAGGGATGAGCAAGCACATGCGGTTGAAAGACTTCCCAACCATTCTCCGCACGACGGACCGCGACGACACTGCGCTGAACTTCAAGCTACACCATGTGGAGCGCACCGAGATAGCGGACGCCGTCATCATCAACACCATGGACGAGCTCGAGCAACCGGCGCTCGACGCGATGCGCGCCATCATACCGGCAATCTACACCATCGGTCCGCTCAACTCCCTCACCGACCAAATCGTCCCCTTCATGGACCCCCTGCACAAGGTAAGCTCCAGCCTCTGGAAAGAAGACCACACCTGCCTGCAGTGGCTCGACGGCAGGAAGCCCCGTTCCGTGGTGTACATGAACTTCGGGAGTGTAACCGTCATGAGCAATCATGAGCTGGTAGAGTTCGCGTGGGGGCTGGCCAACAGCGGCCAGGACTTCCTTTGGATCATCAGGCCGGACATCGTGAAGAGCGAGGCCGCCGTGCTGCCCCCTGAGTTCTTGGAGGCCACCAAAGACAGAGGCCTCATGGCGAGCTGGTGCGACCAAGAGGCGGTGCTGAGGCACGATGCCGTTTGTGTGTTCTTGACGCACTGCGGGTGGAACTCGACTGTCGAGGGCCTCTGCGGTGGTGTACCGATGCTGTGTTGGCCGTTCTTCGCCGAGCAGCAGACCAACGGCCGGTACAAGTGTCTCGAGTGGGGGGTGGGCATGGAGATCGGTGACAACGTGCGGCGGGAGGTGGTCATGAAGAGGATCAAGGAGGCAGTGGGCGGGGAGAAGGGTAGGGAGATGAAGAAGAGAGCGGCCGAGTGGAGGGAGGTGGCTATTCGGTCCAAGGAGACGTCGTCGAATAATCTTGATTCACTCATCAATGATGTGTTACTATCCGGTAAAAAAAACAGTTAG